A segment of the Commensalibacter oyaizuii genome:
GAATATGATCTATCGATCTTGCAAGAATATCCTGGTAAATTACTAGAGGTTGGGCGTTCTTGTGTTGCACCTGCTTATCGTGGACGTGCAGCAATGCAGTTACTGTGGGAAGGAATTGCTTTTTATATATTTATTCACCACATTGATATTTTATTTGGATGTGCCAGTTTGCCTGGAACAAATCTAGATGATCATGCTGAAGGGTTGACTTATTTATATCATACTCATCTCGCTCCACCCGCACTAAGAGTGCCAGCATTGCCTGAACGTTATGTTGAGATGCAACGTTTAGACCCTCATCATTTGGATCATCGTCGTGCTCTGATTCGTTTACCGCCATTGATCAAAGGTTACCTGCGTTTGGGTGGGTATGTTGGTGATGGTGCAGTAATTGATGAGCAATTTAATACAACAGATGTTGCTGTTATTGTAAAAACGGAGTTATTTGCCGATAAATATTATCGTCATTATGAACGTCGCTTGCGTGATGCCCTAGAATAACATAGAACAGTCTTCATCTATTGTTGATGAAGATCTGGGCATGTATATAAAGCGTTTAATGAATAAC
Coding sequences within it:
- a CDS encoding GNAT family N-acetyltransferase, which encodes MVAKRSTSSLLTLDLRRDEFVELRSGNLGVRLAESAAEKDAARALRYRVFYEEMGAKPSEQAIRTKRDYDDFDEYADYLLVIDHNKTDVMERVVGTYRLLPQDKAESIGKFYSNGEYDLSILQEYPGKLLEVGRSCVAPAYRGRAAMQLLWEGIAFYIFIHHIDILFGCASLPGTNLDDHAEGLTYLYHTHLAPPALRVPALPERYVEMQRLDPHHLDHRRALIRLPPLIKGYLRLGGYVGDGAVIDEQFNTTDVAVIVKTELFADKYYRHYERRLRDALE